The following coding sequences are from one Streptomyces sp. NBC_01485 window:
- a CDS encoding TetR/AcrR family transcriptional regulator encodes MDVTMDGTKQQRRGNTRQRIQDVALELFVEQGYEKTSLREIAERLEVTKAALYYHFKTKEEIIVSIFRDLTKPIEDLIEWGKSQPHTLETKQELVRRYSHALYEASPFFRFMQENQATVRELEIGDAFKDRMRSLRDIIIDPDAPLTDQVRCVSAIFTLHAGMFLLHDIEGDPEDKRKAALEVAVDLVTQAHQGA; translated from the coding sequence ATGGACGTCACCATGGACGGCACCAAGCAGCAGCGCCGCGGCAACACCCGCCAGCGCATCCAGGACGTGGCACTCGAACTCTTCGTCGAGCAGGGCTACGAGAAGACCTCCCTCCGCGAGATCGCGGAGCGCCTGGAGGTCACCAAGGCGGCCCTCTACTACCACTTCAAGACCAAGGAAGAGATCATCGTCAGCATCTTCCGAGATCTGACGAAGCCGATCGAGGACCTGATCGAGTGGGGCAAGAGCCAGCCGCACACCCTGGAGACCAAGCAGGAACTCGTGCGCCGCTACAGCCATGCCCTCTACGAGGCGAGCCCGTTCTTCCGCTTCATGCAGGAGAACCAGGCGACGGTGCGGGAACTCGAGATCGGCGACGCGTTCAAGGACCGCATGCGCAGCCTGCGCGACATCATCATCGATCCGGACGCCCCCCTCACCGACCAGGTCCGCTGCGTGAGCGCCATCTTCACGCTGCACGCCGGCATGTTCTTGCTGCACGACATCGAAGGCGACCCCGAGGACAAGCGGAAGGCCGCCCTCGAGGTCGCCGTGGATCTGGTGACGCAGGCGCACCAGGGCGCCTGA
- a CDS encoding MDR family MFS transporter: MADTKTAETEAEKPPRSVRVVLLALMITMMLAMLDNMIVGTAMPTIVGDLGGLEHLAWVVTAYTLATAASTPIWGKLGDMYGRKGVFMASIVLFLIGSALSGMAQNMGELIGFRAIQGLGAGGLMVGVMAIIGDLIPPRERGKYQGMMAGVMALAMIGGPLVGGTITDNWGWRWSFYINLPLGAVSLTLISAVLHLPKKRAKAGIDYLGVVLLTVGITSIVLVTTWGGTEYDWTSARIMELVGIGVASLIGFVYWQTRAAEPIVPLHIFRSRNFTLMSLIGFITGFVMFGATLFLPLYQQSVQGASATNSGLLLLPMLGAMLVTSMVAGRVTTNSGKYKIFPVVGSVLMVVGLYLLSTMDTGTSRFTSGVFMAVVGLGMGCLMQITMLVAQNSVEMRDMGVASSSTTLFRTLGSSFGVAIMGALFNNRVQDVMSQKAGALGSKITEQSAQLDAASLAKLPAAAREAYQHAVSAGTHSAFLLGSVVAVAALVAAVFVKEVPLKGAGPQKADEATDGAAAAPPPMVDAV, encoded by the coding sequence ATGGCGGACACGAAGACAGCGGAGACCGAGGCGGAGAAACCGCCCAGGAGCGTGCGGGTCGTCCTGCTCGCGCTGATGATCACGATGATGCTCGCGATGCTCGACAACATGATCGTGGGCACGGCGATGCCGACGATCGTCGGCGACCTCGGCGGGCTCGAACACCTCGCCTGGGTGGTGACCGCGTACACCCTCGCGACCGCGGCCTCCACCCCGATCTGGGGCAAGCTCGGCGACATGTACGGACGCAAGGGCGTCTTCATGGCCTCGATCGTGCTCTTCCTGATCGGGTCCGCGCTCAGCGGCATGGCCCAGAACATGGGCGAACTGATCGGCTTCCGCGCGATCCAGGGCCTCGGCGCGGGCGGTCTGATGGTCGGCGTCATGGCGATCATCGGCGACCTGATCCCGCCGCGGGAGCGCGGCAAGTACCAGGGCATGATGGCCGGCGTCATGGCGCTCGCGATGATCGGCGGCCCGCTGGTCGGCGGCACCATCACCGACAACTGGGGCTGGCGCTGGTCCTTCTACATCAACCTGCCGCTCGGCGCGGTGTCGCTGACTCTGATCAGCGCCGTACTGCACCTGCCGAAGAAGCGGGCGAAGGCCGGCATCGACTACCTCGGTGTCGTCCTGCTGACCGTCGGCATCACTTCCATCGTCCTCGTCACCACCTGGGGCGGCACGGAGTACGACTGGACGTCCGCGCGGATCATGGAGCTCGTCGGGATCGGCGTCGCCTCGCTCATCGGGTTCGTGTACTGGCAGACCAGGGCCGCCGAGCCCATCGTGCCGCTGCACATCTTCCGCAGCCGCAACTTCACCCTGATGTCGCTCATCGGCTTCATCACCGGCTTCGTGATGTTCGGCGCGACCCTCTTCCTGCCGCTCTACCAGCAGTCCGTGCAGGGCGCCTCCGCGACCAACTCCGGGCTGCTGCTCCTGCCGATGCTCGGCGCCATGCTGGTCACCTCGATGGTGGCGGGCCGGGTGACCACGAACAGCGGCAAGTACAAGATCTTCCCGGTCGTCGGCAGCGTCCTGATGGTCGTCGGCCTGTACCTGCTGTCCACGATGGACACCGGCACCAGCCGCTTCACCTCCGGCGTGTTCATGGCCGTCGTCGGCCTCGGCATGGGCTGCCTGATGCAGATCACGATGCTGGTCGCGCAGAACAGCGTCGAGATGAGGGACATGGGCGTCGCGTCCTCGTCCACCACCCTGTTCCGTACGCTCGGCTCCTCCTTCGGTGTCGCGATCATGGGCGCGCTGTTCAACAACCGGGTCCAGGACGTCATGTCCCAGAAGGCCGGGGCGCTGGGCTCGAAGATCACCGAGCAGTCCGCGCAACTGGACGCGGCCAGCCTGGCCAAGCTGCCTGCCGCGGCCCGCGAGGCCTACCAGCACGCGGTGTCGGCCGGCACGCACTCGGCGTTCCTGCTGGGGTCCGTGGTGGCGGTGGCCGCGTTGGTGGCGGCGGTGTTCGTGAAGGAGGTTCCGCTCAAGGGAGCGGGGCCGCAGAAGGCGGACGAGGCGACCGACGGGGCGGCGGCCGCGCCGCCGCCCATGGTCGACGCGGTCTGA
- the cseC gene encoding two-component system sensor histidine kinase CseC: protein MIRHGVAARTQRVGIRTGLRWKLSAAIALVGALVAIALSLVVHNAARVSMLDNARDLADERVRIAQRNYEVSGRLNFPNIKVDDSNLPPALRAKVREGRRATFVADRSGGVPDIWAAVPVKDGHVLSLHTGFTDRSTDILKDLDQALVIGSIAVVLGGSALGVLIGGQMSRRLRKAAAAANQVAKGESDVRVRDAIGGVVRDETDDLASAVDAMADTLQERLEAERRVTADIAHELRTPVTGLLTAAELLPPGRPTELVLDRAKAMRTLVEDVLEVARLDGASERAELQDILLGEFVTRRAAAKNPDIEVRVVHESMVTTDPRRLERVLLNLLTNAARHGKPPIQVTVEGRVIRVRDHGPGFPEDLLAEGPSRFRTGSADRAGRGHGLGLTIAAGQARVLGARLTFRNVRPAGAPEHIPAEGAVAVLWLPEHAPTNTGSYPRMP from the coding sequence ATGATCCGGCACGGTGTGGCGGCTCGTACGCAGCGCGTGGGCATCCGTACAGGGCTGCGGTGGAAGCTGAGCGCGGCGATCGCGCTGGTCGGCGCGCTGGTGGCGATCGCGCTGAGTCTGGTCGTGCACAACGCCGCCCGCGTGTCCATGCTGGACAACGCACGTGACCTCGCCGACGAGCGCGTCCGGATCGCCCAGCGCAACTACGAGGTGTCGGGGCGGCTGAACTTCCCCAACATCAAGGTCGACGACTCGAACCTGCCGCCGGCGTTGCGGGCGAAGGTCCGGGAGGGCCGCCGGGCCACGTTCGTCGCCGACCGCTCGGGCGGGGTGCCGGACATCTGGGCGGCCGTGCCGGTCAAGGACGGCCATGTGCTGTCCCTGCACACCGGGTTCACCGACCGCAGCACGGACATTCTCAAGGACCTCGACCAGGCCCTGGTGATCGGCTCCATCGCGGTCGTCCTCGGCGGCAGCGCGCTCGGTGTGCTCATCGGCGGGCAGATGTCGCGCCGGCTGCGCAAGGCGGCGGCCGCGGCGAACCAGGTCGCCAAGGGCGAGTCGGACGTCCGCGTACGGGACGCCATCGGCGGGGTCGTGCGGGACGAGACCGACGACCTGGCGAGCGCGGTGGACGCCATGGCGGACACGTTGCAGGAGCGGCTGGAGGCCGAGCGCCGGGTCACCGCCGACATCGCGCACGAACTGCGCACCCCGGTGACAGGACTGCTGACGGCGGCCGAGCTGCTGCCGCCCGGCCGGCCCACGGAGCTGGTCCTGGACCGGGCGAAGGCCATGCGCACCCTCGTGGAGGACGTGCTGGAGGTGGCCCGTCTCGACGGCGCCTCGGAGCGGGCCGAACTGCAGGACATCCTGCTGGGCGAGTTCGTGACACGGCGGGCGGCGGCCAAGAACCCGGACATAGAGGTGCGGGTGGTGCACGAGTCGATGGTCACGACCGACCCCCGACGCCTGGAGCGGGTCCTGCTCAACCTGCTCACCAACGCCGCCCGGCACGGCAAGCCGCCGATCCAGGTCACCGTCGAGGGCCGGGTCATCCGGGTCCGCGACCACGGCCCCGGCTTCCCCGAGGATCTGCTCGCCGAGGGACCGAGCCGCTTCCGCACCGGCAGCGCCGACCGCGCCGGACGCGGCCACGGACTCGGCCTCACCATCGCCGCAGGCCAGGCCCGAGTCCTGGGCGCCCGCCTGACCTTCCGCAACGTACGGCCCGCGGGAGCCCCGGAACACATACCCGCAGAGGGCGCCGTCGCCGTCCTGTGGCTCCCCGAACACGCACCGACAAACACGGGAAGCTACCCGAGGATGCCGTGA
- the cseB gene encoding two-component system response regulator CseB — MADQTHVLFVEDDDVIREATQLALERDGFVVTAMPDGLSGLEAFRADRPDIALLDVMVPGLDGVSLCRRIRDESTVPVIMLSARADSIDVVLGLEAGADDYVTKPFDGAVLVARIRAVLRRFGHAGGGDRTEPDASAAGGVLTFGDLEVDTDGMEVRRAGQPVALTPTEMRLLLEFSSAPGTVLSRDKLLERVWDYGWGGDTRVVDVHVQRLRTKIGQDRIETVRGFGYKLKA, encoded by the coding sequence ATGGCAGACCAGACCCACGTCCTCTTCGTCGAGGACGACGACGTCATCCGCGAAGCCACCCAGCTCGCGCTGGAGCGGGACGGCTTCGTGGTCACCGCGATGCCCGACGGCCTGTCGGGCCTGGAGGCGTTCCGTGCCGACCGCCCCGACATCGCGCTGCTGGACGTCATGGTGCCCGGCCTGGACGGCGTGAGCCTGTGCCGGCGCATCCGGGACGAGTCCACCGTGCCGGTGATCATGCTCTCGGCGCGCGCCGACTCCATCGACGTCGTCCTCGGCCTGGAGGCCGGCGCCGACGACTACGTGACCAAGCCGTTCGACGGCGCCGTACTGGTCGCCCGGATCCGCGCCGTGCTGCGCCGCTTCGGCCACGCGGGCGGCGGCGACCGCACCGAGCCCGACGCCTCCGCCGCCGGCGGGGTGCTGACCTTCGGCGACCTGGAGGTCGACACGGACGGCATGGAGGTGCGCCGGGCCGGGCAGCCGGTCGCGCTGACCCCGACCGAGATGCGCCTGCTGCTGGAGTTCTCCTCCGCTCCGGGCACGGTCCTCTCGCGCGACAAGCTGCTGGAGCGGGTGTGGGACTACGGCTGGGGCGGCGACACCCGGGTCGTCGACGTCCATGTGCAGCGGCTGCGAACGAAGATCGGCCAGGACCGCATCGAGACGGTCCGCGGCTTCGGCTACAAGCTGAAGGCCTGA
- a CDS encoding SigE family RNA polymerase sigma factor: MAQGDVLEFEEYVRTRQDALLRSARRLVPDPVDAQDLLQTALARTYGRWDGIADKRLADAYLRRVMINTRTEWWRARKLEEVPTEQLPDACVDDSTEQHADRALLMDAMKVLAPKQRSVVVLRHWEQMSTEETATALGMSAGTVKSTLHRALARLREELEARDLDARALEREERERCVAA; this comes from the coding sequence ATGGCGCAGGGCGATGTGCTCGAGTTCGAGGAGTATGTCCGCACCCGGCAGGACGCGCTGCTGCGCAGCGCCCGCCGGCTGGTCCCGGACCCGGTCGACGCACAGGACCTGCTGCAGACCGCCCTGGCCCGGACGTACGGCCGCTGGGACGGCATCGCGGACAAGCGCCTCGCGGACGCCTACCTGCGCCGGGTCATGATCAACACGCGGACCGAGTGGTGGCGGGCCCGCAAGCTCGAGGAAGTACCCACCGAGCAGCTCCCGGACGCCTGTGTGGACGACTCCACGGAGCAGCACGCGGACCGCGCCCTGCTGATGGACGCGATGAAGGTGCTCGCTCCGAAGCAGCGCAGCGTCGTGGTGCTGCGACACTGGGAGCAGATGTCCACCGAGGAGACGGCCACCGCCCTCGGCATGTCGGCCGGAACGGTCAAGAGCACGCTGCACCGGGCGCTCGCCCGGCTCCGCGAGGAGCTGGAAGCCCGCGATCTGGACGCACGCGCGCTGGAGCGTGAGGAGCGGGAGCGTTGCGTGGCGGCCTGA
- a CDS encoding A/G-specific adenine glycosylase: MTAPTKPPHSSPARADADAPGADLHSPVIDWFDDHARDLPWRHPEAGAWGVMVSEFMLQQTPVSRVLPVYEQWLARWPRPADLAADAPGEAVRAWGRLGYPRRALRLHGAAVAITERHSGDVPSDHAQLLALPGIGEYTAAAVASFAYGQRHAVLDTNVRRVFARAVTGVQYPPTATTAAERRLARALLPDDEPTAARWAAASMELGALVCTAKNETCVRCPIAAQCAWRLAGKPEHDGPPRRGQTYAGTDRQVRGKLLAVLREAHAPVPQSALDRVWHEPVQRARALDGLVADGLAEPLPGGLYRLPLT, from the coding sequence ATGACTGCTCCCACGAAGCCCCCGCACAGCAGCCCCGCCCGCGCCGACGCCGACGCCCCCGGAGCGGACCTGCACTCCCCGGTGATCGACTGGTTCGACGACCACGCCCGCGACCTGCCCTGGCGGCACCCCGAGGCCGGTGCGTGGGGCGTGATGGTCAGCGAGTTCATGCTCCAGCAGACGCCGGTCAGCCGCGTCCTGCCGGTCTACGAGCAGTGGCTCGCCCGCTGGCCGCGCCCCGCCGACCTCGCCGCGGACGCCCCCGGCGAGGCCGTACGCGCGTGGGGGCGGCTCGGCTACCCGCGCCGCGCCCTGCGGCTGCACGGCGCGGCGGTGGCGATAACGGAACGGCACAGCGGCGACGTGCCGTCGGACCACGCGCAGCTCCTCGCGCTGCCGGGCATCGGCGAGTACACGGCTGCGGCCGTCGCCTCCTTCGCGTACGGCCAGCGGCACGCGGTCCTGGACACCAACGTCCGCCGTGTCTTCGCGCGCGCCGTCACGGGCGTGCAGTACCCGCCCACCGCCACCACGGCCGCCGAGCGCAGGCTGGCCCGCGCCCTGCTGCCCGACGACGAGCCGACCGCGGCGCGCTGGGCCGCCGCGTCCATGGAGCTCGGGGCGCTCGTCTGCACGGCGAAGAACGAGACCTGCGTGCGCTGCCCGATCGCCGCGCAGTGCGCCTGGCGGCTCGCGGGCAAGCCGGAGCACGACGGCCCGCCGCGCCGCGGCCAGACGTACGCCGGCACCGACCGGCAGGTCAGGGGCAAGCTGCTCGCCGTCCTGCGGGAGGCGCACGCGCCCGTGCCGCAGTCGGCCCTCGACCGCGTGTGGCACGAGCCGGTGCAACGCGCGCGTGCGCTGGACGGCCTCGTCGCGGACGGACTGGCGGAGCCGCTGCCGGGCGGGCTGTACCGCCTGCCGCTGACCTGA
- the disA gene encoding DNA integrity scanning diadenylate cyclase DisA, translating to MAANDRAAAPGKSGGSSRAEGLMRAALSAVAPGTALRDGLERVLRGNTGGLIVLGSDKTVETMCTGGFVLDVEFTATRLRELCKLDGGIVVSSDLSKILRAGVQLVPDPTIPTEETGTRHRTADRVSKQVSFTVVSVSQSMRLIALYVDGQRRVLEDSAAILSRANQALATLERYKLRLDEVAGTLSALEIEDLVTVRDVSAVAQRLEMVRRIATEIAEYVVELGTDGRLLALQLDELIAGVEPERELVVRDYVPEPTAKRSRTVEEALYELDALTHAELLELSTVARALGYTGSPEALDTAVSPRGFRLLAKVPRLPGAIIDRLVEHFGGLQKLLAASVDDLQTVDGVGEARARSVREGLSRLAESSILERYV from the coding sequence GTGGCAGCCAACGACCGGGCGGCAGCTCCCGGAAAGTCCGGTGGGAGTTCCCGCGCCGAGGGCTTGATGCGTGCCGCGCTGAGCGCGGTGGCTCCGGGCACGGCCCTGCGCGACGGCCTCGAGCGGGTGCTCCGCGGCAACACCGGCGGGCTCATCGTGCTGGGCTCCGACAAGACGGTCGAGACGATGTGCACGGGCGGATTCGTCCTGGACGTCGAGTTCACGGCCACGCGCCTGCGCGAGCTGTGCAAGCTCGACGGCGGCATCGTGGTCTCCTCCGACCTGTCGAAGATCCTGCGCGCCGGCGTCCAACTGGTGCCCGACCCCACGATCCCCACGGAGGAGACGGGCACCCGGCACCGTACGGCGGACCGCGTCAGCAAGCAGGTGAGCTTCACGGTCGTGTCGGTCTCCCAGTCCATGCGCCTGATCGCCCTGTACGTCGACGGACAGCGCCGCGTCCTGGAGGACTCGGCGGCGATCCTGTCCCGCGCGAACCAGGCCCTGGCCACCCTGGAGCGCTACAAGCTCCGGCTGGACGAGGTCGCGGGCACGCTGTCGGCGCTGGAGATCGAGGACCTGGTGACGGTCCGGGACGTCTCAGCGGTGGCCCAGCGTCTGGAGATGGTGCGCCGCATCGCCACCGAAATCGCCGAATACGTGGTCGAACTGGGCACGGACGGGCGGCTGCTCGCCCTCCAACTGGACGAGTTGATCGCGGGCGTCGAGCCGGAACGCGAACTGGTGGTCCGGGACTACGTTCCCGAGCCCACCGCCAAGCGCTCCCGCACGGTCGAAGAGGCGCTGTACGAGCTGGACGCGCTCACCCACGCCGAACTCCTCGAACTGTCCACGGTGGCCCGCGCGCTGGGCTACACCGGCTCCCCCGAGGCCCTCGACACGGCGGTCTCCCCGCGCGGCTTCCGCCTCCTCGCGAAGGTGCCGCGCCTCCCCGGCGCGATCATCGACCGCCTGGTGGAGCACTTCGGCGGCCTGCAGAAGCTCCTCGCCGCGAGCGTCGACGACCTCCAGACGGTCGACGGCGTGGGCGAGGCAAGGGCCCGCAGCGTCCGCGAGGGCCTGTCCCGACTGGCGGAGTCGTCGATCCTGGAACGGTACGTCTAA
- the radA gene encoding DNA repair protein RadA yields MAARTKTTKDRPSYRCTECGWQTAKWLGRCPECQAWGTVEEYGVPAVRTTAPGRVTTSAVPIGEVDVRQATARPTGVPELDRVLGGGLVPGAVVLLAGEPGVGKSTLLLDVAAKSASDEHRTLYVTGEESASQVRLRADRIGAIDDHLYLAAETDLAAVLGHLDEVKPSLLIVDSVQTLASPEIDGAPGGMAQVREVAGALIRASKERGMSTLLVGHVTKDGAIAGPRLLEHLVDVVLSFEGDRHARLRLVRGVKNRYGATDEVGCFELHDEGITGLADPSGLFLTRRDEPVPGTCLTVTLEGRRPLVAEVQALTVDSQIPSPRRTTSGLETSRVSMMLAVLEQRGRISALGKRDIYSATVGGVKLSEPAADLAIALALASAASDTPLPKNLVAIGEVGLAGEVRRVTGVQRRLAEAHRLGFTHALVPTDPGRVPAGMKVVEVADMGDALRVLPRSRPRDAPREAEDRR; encoded by the coding sequence ATGGCTGCCCGTACGAAGACCACCAAGGACCGCCCGTCCTACCGCTGCACCGAATGCGGCTGGCAGACGGCCAAGTGGCTCGGCCGCTGCCCCGAGTGCCAGGCCTGGGGGACGGTCGAGGAGTACGGCGTGCCCGCGGTCCGTACGACGGCGCCGGGCCGTGTCACCACGTCCGCCGTGCCCATCGGCGAGGTCGACGTCCGTCAGGCCACCGCCCGCCCCACCGGCGTGCCCGAACTGGACCGCGTCCTCGGCGGCGGTCTCGTACCCGGCGCGGTCGTGCTCCTGGCCGGCGAGCCGGGCGTCGGCAAGTCGACCCTCCTGCTGGACGTGGCGGCCAAGTCGGCCAGCGACGAACACCGCACGCTGTACGTCACCGGTGAGGAGTCCGCCTCCCAGGTCCGCCTGCGCGCCGACCGGATCGGCGCCATCGACGACCACCTGTACCTCGCCGCCGAGACCGACCTGGCGGCCGTCCTGGGCCACCTGGACGAGGTGAAGCCGTCCCTGCTGATCGTGGACTCCGTACAGACCCTGGCCTCCCCCGAGATCGACGGAGCGCCCGGCGGCATGGCCCAGGTCCGCGAGGTCGCGGGCGCCCTGATCCGCGCCTCCAAGGAACGCGGCATGTCCACACTCCTGGTGGGCCATGTCACAAAGGACGGCGCGATCGCCGGCCCCCGCCTCCTCGAACACCTCGTGGACGTCGTGCTGAGCTTCGAGGGCGACCGGCACGCGCGCCTGCGCCTGGTGCGGGGCGTCAAGAACCGCTACGGCGCCACCGACGAGGTCGGCTGCTTCGAACTGCACGACGAGGGCATCACCGGCCTCGCCGACCCGAGCGGACTCTTCCTGACCCGTCGTGACGAACCGGTCCCGGGTACCTGTCTGACGGTGACCCTGGAGGGCCGTCGTCCCCTGGTCGCCGAAGTGCAGGCCCTCACCGTCGACTCCCAGATCCCCTCGCCCCGCCGTACGACGTCCGGCCTGGAGACGTCCCGGGTCTCGATGATGCTGGCCGTCCTGGAGCAGCGCGGCCGGATCAGCGCCCTGGGCAAACGGGACATCTACTCGGCGACGGTCGGCGGCGTGAAGCTCTCGGAGCCCGCCGCGGACCTGGCGATCGCCCTCGCCCTGGCCTCCGCCGCGAGCGACACCCCGCTGCCCAAGAACCTCGTCGCGATCGGCGAAGTGGGCCTCGCGGGCGAGGTCAGACGGGTCACGGGCGTCCAGCGCAGGCTCGCGGAGGCCCACCGTCTGGGCTTCACGCACGCGCTCGTGCCGACCGATCCCGGCAGGGTCCCGGCGGGCATGAAGGTCGTGGAGGTCGCGGACATGGGGGACGCCCTACGGGTCCTGCCGCGTTCCCGTCCGCGAGACGCCCCACGGGAGGCGGAGGACCGCCGGTAG
- a CDS encoding BACON domain-containing protein, which produces MSSSPETSTRTTGAHRAHREMRDGAAARTLARRPAARYEPYLDGLFTYCLSVLCDHDAATAALGDALTFAERRGQRVPDAAGDRRAWLYALARWACLRKLTEAKQKRLSTHAAARNGTRGQPDTKPETAVAPDEVQERRRELALLAWPEAAGTTPEQREALELAVRHHLAAHEIAAVLGKDPAAARELLASAACEVERTRAALAVVETGGCPGVARLTGENQVVLSAALRRELVRHVDDCPRCRRAAERALPGRWPGAGVTPAELPVLEAPRAQLHVVMAHLPRARGAAVPRFDRRGFPMDPKDRAARRERLRARAVTTTVVATVVAAPVLALWAAYRGTPMGEGGEGRSASASEAHGPDGLDGEAADGYENAANASTRPGADLTKGDRPDVSVEVISVTGLGRSASGHLSVTAANTGDTTLITLTVSPDGDEPVRWSATTAAPWLYLSRSTGTLGPGESITLKVYVDPLREPSGHWHARVAVAPAGAVVSIEGYGTAPGPPPPGNGPGPGPNPDPGNPPPSSDPHPTPTPPTSPDPTPTGPPPSSDPNPTPGDPTPSTPETSPPPPTDSSGPPSSSTP; this is translated from the coding sequence ATGAGCAGCAGCCCGGAAACCTCGACCCGCACGACCGGCGCACACCGGGCGCACCGGGAGATGCGTGACGGCGCTGCGGCGCGCACGCTCGCGCGGCGGCCGGCCGCCCGCTACGAGCCGTACCTGGACGGCCTGTTCACCTACTGCCTGTCCGTCCTGTGCGACCACGACGCGGCCACCGCCGCCCTCGGGGACGCCCTGACGTTCGCCGAGCGGCGCGGCCAGCGTGTCCCGGACGCCGCGGGCGACCGCCGGGCCTGGCTGTACGCGCTGGCCCGCTGGGCCTGCCTGCGCAAGCTCACCGAGGCCAAGCAGAAACGTCTGAGCACGCACGCGGCGGCGCGCAACGGCACCCGCGGGCAGCCGGACACGAAGCCCGAGACCGCCGTCGCGCCCGACGAGGTCCAGGAGCGGCGGCGTGAACTCGCCCTGCTCGCCTGGCCGGAGGCGGCCGGCACCACCCCTGAGCAGCGCGAGGCGCTCGAACTCGCCGTACGCCACCACCTGGCCGCCCATGAGATCGCCGCCGTCCTCGGCAAGGATCCCGCCGCCGCCCGCGAACTGCTCGCCTCGGCCGCCTGCGAGGTCGAGCGCACGCGCGCGGCGCTCGCCGTCGTCGAGACCGGCGGCTGTCCCGGTGTGGCGCGGCTCACCGGCGAGAACCAGGTCGTGCTCAGCGCCGCCCTGCGCCGTGAACTCGTCCGGCACGTCGACGACTGCCCGCGCTGCCGCCGGGCCGCCGAACGCGCCCTCCCCGGCCGCTGGCCCGGCGCCGGTGTCACGCCCGCCGAGCTGCCCGTCCTGGAAGCGCCCCGCGCGCAGTTGCACGTCGTCATGGCGCACCTCCCGCGCGCGCGGGGAGCCGCCGTACCGCGCTTCGACCGGCGCGGCTTCCCGATGGACCCCAAGGACCGCGCGGCCCGCCGGGAGCGGCTACGCGCGCGTGCCGTCACGACGACCGTGGTCGCCACCGTCGTCGCCGCGCCCGTGCTCGCCCTGTGGGCGGCCTACCGGGGGACGCCGATGGGGGAGGGGGGCGAGGGCCGCTCCGCGAGCGCCAGCGAGGCGCACGGCCCCGACGGCCTCGACGGTGAAGCGGCCGACGGCTACGAGAACGCCGCAAACGCCAGTACGCGCCCCGGCGCCGACCTCACCAAGGGCGACCGGCCGGACGTCTCCGTGGAGGTCATCAGCGTCACGGGACTGGGCAGGAGCGCCTCCGGCCACCTCTCCGTGACGGCGGCCAACACCGGCGACACCACGCTCATCACCCTCACCGTGTCCCCGGACGGCGACGAGCCGGTCCGCTGGTCGGCCACCACGGCGGCCCCCTGGCTCTACCTGAGCCGCTCCACGGGCACCCTCGGGCCCGGCGAGTCGATCACGCTCAAGGTGTACGTCGACCCGCTGCGCGAGCCCTCCGGGCACTGGCACGCGCGCGTCGCGGTCGCCCCGGCGGGCGCGGTCGTCTCCATCGAGGGCTACGGCACCGCCCCCGGCCCACCGCCCCCCGGCAACGGCCCAGGCCCAGGCCCAAACCCGGACCCGGGCAACCCACCCCCGTCGTCCGACCCCCACCCGACCCCGACACCCCCGACCTCCCCGGACCCCACGCCCACCGGCCCACCCCCCTCCTCCGACCCGAACCCCACCCCCGGCGACCCGACCCCATCCACCCCGGAAACCTCGCCACCGCCGCCCACGGACAGCAGCGGCCCGCCCTCCTCGTCGACGCCGTAG